One window of Cervus canadensis isolate Bull #8, Minnesota chromosome 19, ASM1932006v1, whole genome shotgun sequence genomic DNA carries:
- the LOC122422358 gene encoding sodium-dependent phosphate transport protein 2B-like, which produces MAAWPELENAQPTSEKYTVKADGEQSAKPEKGKETEKDDTGAPITKIELAPSHSTAALIEEPTEVEDPWDLPELKDTGIKWSERDTKGKILCVFQGIGKFILLLVFLYFFVCSLDVLSSAFQLAGGKVAGKFFNNNSIMSNPLAGMVIGVLVTVLVQSSSTSTSIVVSMVASSLLPVRAAIPIVMGANIGTSITNTLVALMQAGDRKEFRRAFAGATVHDFFNWLSVLVLLPLEAATGYLERLTNFVVESFHFKNGEEAPELLKVITDPFTKLIIQLDKSILNQIAMNDESVQNKSLIKIWCKTFTNMTERNVTVPSPENCTSPSLCWTDGLYTWTIKNVTYKENIAKCRHIFVNLNLSDAIVGTILLVTSLLILCTCLILIVKLLGSVLRGQVATVIKKTINTDFPYPFGWVTGYLAILVGAGMTFIVQSSSVFTSAMTPLIGIGVISVERAYPLTLGANIGTTTTAILAALASPGNTLKSSLQIALCHFFFNISGIILWYPIPFTRLPIFLAKGLGNISAKYRWFAIVYLVVFFFLIPLAVFGLSLIGWPVLVGVASPIVLVILLVLVLKILQSFCPGALPQKLRSWAFLPVWMRSLEPWDKLITSLTSCFQRRCCCCCRICCELCGCCQCCRCSKCCEDLEEVKDEPVKAPEAFDNLAMDKEAWDGVTKSEVDASGTKTISSVTAL; this is translated from the exons ATGGCTGCTTGGCCTGAGTTGGAAAATGCCCAGCCTACCTCGGAGAAATACACTGTAAAGGCCGATGGTGAGCAGTCTGCGAAGCCTGAGAAAGGCAAGGAGACTGAAAAAG ATGACACCGGTGCCCCTATCACCAAGATAGAACTTGCGCCGTCTCATTCCACTGCGGCACTGATCGAGGAGCCCACCGAGGTGGAAGACCCCTGGGACCTGCCCGAGCTTAAGGACACGGGGATCAAGTGGTCAG AGAGAGACACCAAAGGGAAGATTCTCTGCGTCTTCCAAGGGATTGggaaatttattttacttctggTGTTTCTCTACTTCTTCGTGTGCTCCTTGGATGTCCTGAGCAGCGCCTTCCAGCTGGCTGGAG GAAAGGTAGCCGGGAAATTCTTCAACAACAACTCCATCATGTCCAACCCATTGGCGGGGATGGTGATTGGGGTTCTGGTGACGGTCCTGGTGCAGAGTTCCAGCACGTCCACGTCCATTGTCGTCAGCATGGTGGCCTCCTCAT TGCTGCCCGTGCGTGCTGCCATCCCCATTGTCATGGGGGCCAACATCGGGACTTCAATTACCAACACCCTCGTGGCGCTCATGCAAGCAGGAGATCGGAAAGAGTTCAGAAG GGCCTTTGCGGGGGCCACCGTCCACGACTTCTTCAACTGGCTCTCCGTGCTGGTGCTCTTGCCTCTGGAGGCCGCCACCGGCTACCTGGAGCGCCTGACCAACTTCGTAGTGGAGAGCTTCCACTTCAAGAATGGAGAGGAAGCCCCAGAACTTCTGAAAGTTATCACAGATCCCTTCACAAAGCTCATTATCCAG CTGGATAAAAGTATTCTCAACCAAATTGCAATGAATGATGAGTCGGTCCAAAACAAAAGTTTGATCAAGATTTGGTGCAAAACTTTTACTAACATG ACTGAGAGAAATGTCACCGTCCCCTCGCCTGAGAACTgcacctccccttccctctgtTGGACGGATGGTTTGTACACCTGGACCATCAAGAACGTGACCTACAAGGAGAACATTGCCAAGT GCCGGCACATCTTCGTGAATTTGAACCTCTCAGATGCTATTGTCGGCACCATCCTGCTGGTAACCTCCCTGCTGATCCTCTGTACCTGCCTGATCCTAATCGTCAAGCTCTTGGGCTCTGTGCTCAGGGGGCAGGTGGCTACTGTCATCAAGAAGACAATCAACACTG ATTTCCCTTACCCCTTTGGCTGGGTGACTGGCTACCTGGCCATCCTTGTGGGGGCAGGTATGACCTTCATCGTTCAGAGCAGCTCTGTGTTCACGTCAGCTATGACCCCACTGATTG GCATTGGTGTGATATCCGTTGAAAGAGCATATCCACTAACGCTAGGTGCCAACATCggcaccaccaccaccgccatctTGGCCGCCTTAGCCAGCCCAGGCAATACTTTGAAGAGCTCACTCCAG ATTGCCCTGTGCCACTTTTTCTTCAACATCTCAGGCATCATTCTGTGGTACCCAATCCCGTTCACTCGCCTGCCCATCTTCCTGGCCAAAGGGCTGGGCAACATCTCAGCTAAGTACCGCTGGTTCGCCATCGTCTACTTGGTCGTCTTCTTCTTCCTGATCCCTCTGGCGGTGTTTGGCCTCTCCCTGATTGGCTGGCCGGTGCTGGTGGGCGTGGCTTCGCCCATCGTCCTTGTGATCTTACTGGTGCTGGTCCTCAAGATCCTGCAGTCCTTCTGCCCTGGCGCCTTGCCCCAGAAGCTCCGAAGCTGGGCCTTCCTGCCCGTGTGGATGCGCTCCCTGGAGCCCTGGGACAAGCTCATCACCTCCCTCACCAGCTGCTTCCAgaggcgctgctgctgctgctgccgcatCTGCTGTGAGCTGTGTGGCTGCTGCCAGTGCTGCCGTTGCAGCAAGTGCTGCGAAGACCTGGAGGAGGTGAAGGACGAGCCCGTCAAGGCCCCTGAGGCATTCGATAACTTGGccatggacaaagaggcctgggATGGGGTCACCAAGTCTGAGGTGGATGCCTCAGGCACCAAAACCATTTCCAGCGTCACAGCCTTGTAG